The Erigeron canadensis isolate Cc75 chromosome 4, C_canadensis_v1, whole genome shotgun sequence genome window below encodes:
- the LOC122597811 gene encoding BEL1-like homeodomain protein 7 codes for MSSEIPSSENGRLKEPMQDCTMYTSEQTKISIDFPKVNIHNSCVVPQHELGEMQIKGNEFGFIKDCWSHEMLLRHQMDSHYPPTGIQFHLHQYENLNVDFPVFVEKSTQNSESYPYATGNVISDSKYRIPVQQLLDELVNVNKVKLHFKHESMSDSQEVFGESKNQQGTRSLSSAEKQNLKNKITKLSSMLNEVDRRYKQYSHQMQVIVSSFDVLAGCGAAKPYTSRALQTISSHFRCLRDAINNQIKVISRSLGDTDSNENEIVISRLRFVDQQLRKQNRVHQFGTMQEQVWRPQRGLPESCVSILRAWLFEHFLHPYPKDSEKTTLARQTGLTKSQVSNWFINARVRLWKPMVEGIYQEESAEAAMDSNSSSEIAPKESLLDQAQDMNQSAA; via the exons ATGTCAAGTGAAATACCAAGTTCCGAAAATGGAAGATTAAAAGAACCTATGCAGGATTGCACAATGTACACGTCCGAGCAGACTAAAATCTCCATCGACTTCCCAAAGGTTAATATCCACAATTCTTGTGTCGTTCCACAACATGAACTTGGTGAAATGCAGATTAAAGGAAATGAGTTTGGTTTCATAAAAGATTGTTGGAGTCATGAAATGTTGCTGAGGCATCAAATGGATTCACATTATCCACCCACGGGGATCCAGTTCCATTTGCATCAGTATGAGAATCTGAATGTTGATTTTCCTGTTTTCGTGGAGAAAAGTACCCAGAATTCTGAGAGCTATCCATATGCAACCGGGAATGTGATTTCTGATTCAAAGTATCGAATTCCAGTTCAACAACTGCTTGATGAACTTGTTAATGTCAACAAAGTAAAATTGCATTTTAAACACGAGTCCATGAGTGATTCCCAAGAAGTCTTTGGGGAATCAAAGAATCAACAAGGTACCAGATCACTCTCATCTGCAGAGAAACAAAATTTGAAGAACAAGATAACCAAGCTGTCGTCTATGTTGAACGAA GTCGATAGAAGATACAAACAATATTCCCATCAAATGCAGGTTATTGTATCATCATTTGATGTATTGGCCGGGTGTGGAGCTGCAAAGCCCTACACATCACGTGCTCTCCAAACCATTTCAAGCCATTTTCGGTGCTTGAGAGATGCAATTAACAACCAAATAAAAGTCATATCAAGAAGCCTTGGTGACACAGATTCAAATGAAAACGAAATTGTGATATCCAGACTGAGATTTGTGGATCAGCAGCTTAGAAAACAGAACCGTGTTCACCAATTTGGCACGATGCAAGAACAAGTTTGGAGGCCTCAAAGAGGACTTCCTGAAAGCTGTGTGTCAATTCTACGTGCATGGCTGTTTGAGCATTTTCTTCAtcc ATATCCAAAAGATTCAGAAAAGACAACGCTAGCCAGACAAACAGGCTTGACCAAAAGTCAG GTTTCAAATTGGTTTATAAATGCAAGAGTTCGTTTATGGAAGCCAATGGTGGAAGGAATATACCAAGAAGAATCTGCAGAGGCTGCAATGGACTCCAATTCTTCATCAGAAATCGCACCGAAAGAGAGTTTGCTTGATCAAGCACAAGATATGAACCAGAGTGCAGCATAA
- the LOC122596245 gene encoding chromatin remodeling protein EBS-like has translation MAKTRATRKTQTLIDSYTIKSIHKSIKPGDCVLMRPSDSSKPSYVAKIEKIESDSSSKKRSSKNNNVKVHVQWYYRPEESIGGRRPFHGTKELFLSDHHDVQSADTIEGKCVVHTFKSYTKLDAVGNDDFFCRFDYNCSTGTFVPDRVAVYCKCEMPYNPDDLMVQCDGCSDWFHPACIDMEPEEAKKIEHFFCESCSAEEQKLLQNSNAASIHTNMKVGTKRRRR, from the exons ATGGCTAAAACCAGAGCCACAAGAAAAACCCAAACCCTAATTGATTCATATACCATCAAATCAATCCATAAATCCATCAAAC CTGGAGACTGCGTGTTGATGCGGCCATCAGATTCTTCAAAACCATCGTACGTcgcaaaaattgaaaaaatcgaATCCGACAGTAGTAGTAAAAAACGATCATCAAAGAACAACAACGTTAAAGTTCATGTCCAGTGGTATTACAGGCCGGAAGAATCGATAGGCGGCCGGAGACCGTTTCACGGAACCAAGGAGTTGTTTCTTTCCGATCATCATGATGTTCAGAGCGCCGATACAATTGAAGGAAAGTGTGTTGTTCATACTTTTAAAAGCTATACTAAACTTGATGCTGTTGGAAACGACGATTTCTTTTGTCGGTTCGATTATAATTGCTCTACTGGTACCTTTGTTCCTGATCGAGTTGCAGT ATATTGTAAGTGTGAGATGCCTTATAATCCCGACGATTTAATGGTTCAATGCGATGGCTGCAGCGATTg GTTTCATCCTGCTTGTATAGATATGGAGCCAGAGGAGGCTAAAAAAATTGAGCATTTCTTCTGTGAGAGCTGTTCAGCTGAAGAACAAAAGCTGCTCCAGAATTCTAACGCTGCTTCCATACATACGAATATGAAG GTGGGAACAAAGCGTCGTCGGCGGTAA
- the LOC122595231 gene encoding purple acid phosphatase 2-like — protein MGLYVCFCVVLVILLHQVTFINGGVTSSFVRKEVKSIDMPFDSDVFSHPPGYNAPQQVHITQGDHVGRGVIVSWVTQDEPGSSMVVYWADKNSQRYKATGSITTYKYYNYTSGFIHHCNLKNLEFNTKYHYELGTGHTTRRFWFMTPPPVGPDVPYTFGIMGDLGQTYDSNLTLTHYEKNPVKGQAVLFVGDISYADYYKFHDNSRWDSWGRFAERITAFQPWIWTAGNHELDYEPSIGETKPFKPFLHRYRVPFRASGSTEPLWYSIKRASAYVIVLSSYSAYGMYTPQYQWLLEELPKVNRKETPWLIVLMHSPWYNSNSYHYMEGETMRVMFEPWFVQYKVDLVFAGHVHAYERSERISNIAYNIVNGECSPVIDQSAPVYITIGDGGNIEGLANNMTEPQPKYSAYREASFGHATLEIKNRTHAYYSWHRNADGYAVRGDSVMFYNRYWHPMDDSTTKT, from the exons ATGGGGTTGTACGTATGCTTCTGTGTTGTGTTGGTAATTTTGTTACACCAAGTAACATTCATTAATGGTGGAGTTACAAGCTCTTTTGTTAGAAAAGAAGTTAAATCCATCGATATGCCTTTCGATAGTGATGTCTTCTCTCATCCCCCTGGCTACAATGCTCCTCAACag GTGCATATAACGCAAGGAGACCATGTGGGGAGAGGAGTAATTGTGTCTTGGGTGACTCAAGATGAACCCGGGTCAAGCATGGTGGTGTATTGGGCCGATAAAAACAGCCAAAGATACAAAGCCACTGGTTCTATCACTACTTACAAATACTACAATTACACTTCTGGATTCATTCATCATTGCAATCTCAAGAATTTGGAG TTTAACACAAAGTACCATTATGAGCTTGGGACTGGTCACACCACAAGGCGGTTTTGGTTCATGACTCCACCACCGGTCGGACCAGACGTCCCATACACTTTTGGGATCATGG GGGATCTTGGTCAAACATATGATTCGAATCTTACACTCACACATTATGAAAAGAATCCAGTGAAAGGGCAAGCtgtgttgtttgttggcgatatATCATATGCTGATTACTATAAGTTCCATGACAATTCGAGATGGGATAGTTGGGGGAGGTTTGCTGAACGCATTACTGCATTTCAGCCATGGATCTGGACTGCTGGAAATCACGAGCTGGATTACGAGCCGAGTATA GGTGAAACCAAACCATTTAAGCCTTTTCTTCATCGTTACCGAGTCCCCTTTAGAGCATCTGGCAGCACAGAGCCACTATGGTATTCGATCAAAAGAGCATCAGCCTATGTTATAGTACTCTCTTCTTACTCGGCCTATG GGATGTATACGCCGCAATATCAATGGCTTCTAGAGGAACTACCAAAGGTTAACAGAAAGGAGACCCCGTGGTTGATTGTTCTAATGCATTCACCATGGTACAATAGCAATAGTTACCATTATATGGAAGGGGAGACCATGAGAGTCATGTTTGAGCCATGGTTCGTGCAATACAAAGTTGATCTTGTGTTTGCTGGTCATGTTCATGCTTATGAACGCTCG GAACGTATATCAAATATTGCTTACAACATTGTGAACGGGGAATGCTCTCCTGTGATCGATCAATCTGCCCCTGTGTATATAACTATAGGCGACGGGGGAAATATTGAAGGCTTAGCTAACAA TATGACGGAACCACAACCAAAGTACTCAGCCTACAGAGAAGCGAGCTTTGGTCATGCAACTTTGGAGATCAAGAACCGGACACATGCTTATTATAGTTGGCACCGCAATGCAGATGGATATGCTGTTCGAGGTGACTCTGTGATGTTCTACAATCGATATTGGCATCCTATGGACGATTCAACAACCAAGACTTGA